The Bernardetia sp. genome includes the window TAAGAAAACAGCTCATTTGATTATGAAAGACCTAAAAGAGAATCATAAACGAGTAGTTCCTTATTTTGAAGTACAAGAAACAGAGAGAATGCACAGAATTTGGCAACGTTACCCTTTAGCTGTCTTGATGGATTATAAGTGGAAAGTAGAGCAGAAAATTGATTATATTCATAACAATCCATTACAAGACCATTGGAATTTGGCTAAATATCCAGAGGAATATAAATGGTCTTCGGCTAAGTTTTATGAAGAAGGAATAGATGAATTTGATTTTTTGACAGATTATAGGGAAGTATTTTGAATGTTATTTTATTCTGTTCTGACAGAACAGGTGAAAGAGGTACAAGGAAGAGAGTAAATATTTCAAAAATAAAATCATAGTTTTATGAACTGGTTACATCAAAAAATAGACGAAGTTTTCATCAGAATGAAAAAAGAGGAATTTGCTATGACGGTTGAAGATTATCATTTTCCAAAAGAAATGATTGAGAGTGAAGACCCAAAAAATAAAAGCCTCAAAGTATGGAAACCCACTCCTAGTACAATTACAGACGAAGAGTTAGACGAGTTGGAAAGTAAAATAAGTAAGAAGCTACCCAAATCGTACAGAGAGTTTTTGAAGTATAAATTCTTTAATGAGTTTATGCTAGAAGATTATAGCATCGTATTTCCTTCAAATTTACCTAACAAAGCAATCCCTAAACTTTTTGAAAAAACAGAGTTATTTGATGGAGACTTGGATAGTAGAGGTTATATTTATTTTGCAGATTTCAATGATGGTGGATTTCTTTGTTTTGATACAAACCAAGAGAGAGAAGACAACGAATATCCTGTTGTGATGATTGACCACGAAGATACTGAAACGCCACACTTGTATGCTGAAAACTTTAGAGATTTATTAGCAAGTGATGCAGACAGAAGTAACAGATTTATAGAATATTTGAATGAATTTGATAGGAAAAGGTGGGCTAAAGAGTAGCATATCTTATAAACTATTTCAATACTAAAGCCAAGTTTCCTAAAAATAAGATTTAGGAAACTTGGTTATAAGCCATATTACTATTCCCCCTCCAAAAGCTCATCCAAAATTTTCTGTGCAGCTTTTGCGATGACTGTACCTGGTCCAAAGACAGCCGAAACCCCTTTGTCATACAAGAAATCATAGTCTTTTGGAGGAATTACGCCTCCAGCTACCACCATAATATCTTCTCTACCAATTTTTTTGAGTTCTTCTATCAGCGAAGGAACGAGCGTTTTGTGTCCAGCAGCTAGAGAGGAAGCTCCCACAATATGCACATCGTTTTCAGCAGCCTGTTTGGCTACTTCTT containing:
- a CDS encoding transposase codes for the protein MDIFHRPRKSKMVLDEVYFWTDSVKDWHKLFKLEKYKVLIIDILRELVKRGHIKVYAFVIMPNHLHIVWKLLKKNGKEMPHASFNKKTAHLIMKDLKENHKRVVPYFEVQETERMHRIWQRYPLAVLMDYKWKVEQKIDYIHNNPLQDHWNLAKYPEEYKWSSAKFYEEGIDEFDFLTDYREVF
- a CDS encoding SMI1/KNR4 family protein translates to MNWLHQKIDEVFIRMKKEEFAMTVEDYHFPKEMIESEDPKNKSLKVWKPTPSTITDEELDELESKISKKLPKSYREFLKYKFFNEFMLEDYSIVFPSNLPNKAIPKLFEKTELFDGDLDSRGYIYFADFNDGGFLCFDTNQEREDNEYPVVMIDHEDTETPHLYAENFRDLLASDADRSNRFIEYLNEFDRKRWAKE